The genomic segment CCTATCATTTATCCTTTCGCTCTGACCGCCACGAGCAAGAATCCGGCGGCGGCGAAGTTCCTTGAATTCCTGCGTTCGGACGCGGCCAAGCCGATTTTCGAAAAGCAGGGTTTTACTGTCGTTAAATAGGCGGAGATTGTCATGAAGATCAGCGCGCGCAACGTTCTCAAAGGCACGATTGTGGAAGTGACGAAAGGTGCCACGACCGCTCATGTGAAGATTGAGGTCAATGGCGCGGTGATCACCGCTTCCATCACCAACGAGTCGGTCGATTCCCTGAAGCTGGAAAAGGGGAAGAGCGCCTATGCAGTGGTGAAATCCTCCGACGTGATGGTTGCGATCGACTGACGCCGATGCGTTATCGCTCTCTTGCTTTGACGTTCGTGGCGGCGCTTGTTGTCGCCACGAACCTTCATGCGGCGGAATTCACCGATTCTGCCGGACGTAAGGTCAATTTGCCGGATAAGGTTGGCCGCCTGCTGCCAGCCGGGCCGCCGGCCGATGTCCTGCTCTATGCGCTGGCGCCCGATCTGCTCGTCGGTTTGGTCGAGCCGTGGAACGACAGCCAAAAGCAGGCCGTGCCGCAGCGGTTCCAGGCCTTGCCGGGCGTGCCGCGCCTGACCTCGCAGCACCTCAGTTCCGACGATCTCGAAAAGCTGCGGCAGCTCAAAGCCGATCTCGTCGTCGACTATGGCGATATCAATCCGAATTATGCGGCGCTGGCCGATCGCATTCAGGCCTCGCTGGGCGTGCCCTATGTGCTGATCGACGGCAAGTTGCGCGAGGCGCCGCAGGTGCTGCGCCGTTTGGGCGATATCATCGGGCGGTCTGAGCGCGGGCAGGAATTGGCGGGCGCGATCCAGAGTGCGCTCACTTTGATCGAGGGCGCGGGAACCGTGGCGCCGCAACAACGGCTGCCCTTCTACTATGCCCGTGGTGCTGACGGTTTGCAGGGCGTGCGCGCCGGCTCCAGCGTTGGCGAGGCGATCGAACTGGCCGGCGGGCGCAATGTGGTGCCGTCGGCACGCGGCGCGTTTGTCGGTCTGAGCGCGGCTGAGGTGGCGCAGTTGGCGCCACGGATCGTCATCGTCGGTGATGCGGCAGCGGTACAGTCGGGCAGTGTGTTGCGCCAGGCTTTGCCTGACGGCACGCGTTTTCTCGTCGATCTCGGCGCGCCCTATGGCGCGATTGAGAAACCGCCGTCGCTCAATCGCATTCTTGGCGCGTTGGCGATCGCAGCATTGATCCATCCCGAGCAGGCGTCAGCTTACAACGCGGCGGCGACGCGCTTGGCTGCCGTGCTGTTTGGCGATAGCGCTAAGTTCGAAGGCCTGCGCTAATAGCTATTGCTCTGGCCTTTGCTGGCTCAGAGTTCACCCCAACGACAGATCATGGTTCCATGCCCCAAGCTTCTCCTCAGCCCCCCAGCCGCACGAGGGTCGAAGGAG from the Beijerinckia sp. 28-YEA-48 genome contains:
- a CDS encoding TOBE domain-containing protein — translated: MKISARNVLKGTIVEVTKGATTAHVKIEVNGAVITASITNESVDSLKLEKGKSAYAVVKSSDVMVAID